Proteins encoded in a region of the Sphingomonas sp. HMP9 genome:
- a CDS encoding cobyrinate a,c-diamide synthase, whose amino-acid sequence MTPGLMIAAPASGTGKTTVMLGLLRALRDDGLAVQPFKSGPDYIDPAFHRAASGRASFNLDSWSMPATMLDTLVTKADDADFALAEGSMGLFDGVAKPGATGNGASADIARRMGWPVVLVIDVSGQAQSAAATALGFGRYDPSVRIAGVILNRVASPRHERLARSGMDAVGIRVFGALPRRGDLKLPERHLGLVQAVEHPDLDARIVEYASFLRAHVDIPALRDAASASARPASAPSWIRPPAQRIALAQDAAFSFTYAHVLEGWRRAGAEILPFSPLADESPAADADLVWLPGGYPELHAGKLAEARQFQAGLADFAKTRPVHGECGGYMALGEALIDADGVRHRMAGLLGLVTSYAQRKMHLGYRRATLLAPMGGVATGASLTGHEFHYSTIIDQPDIPLAHVCDAEGNAVAETGSYRGPVSGSFFHMIATNP is encoded by the coding sequence ATGACGCCCGGCCTGATGATCGCAGCGCCCGCATCGGGCACTGGCAAGACCACCGTAATGCTCGGCCTCCTGCGCGCACTTCGCGACGACGGCCTCGCGGTTCAGCCGTTCAAGAGCGGACCCGATTATATCGACCCGGCCTTCCACCGCGCCGCCAGCGGCCGTGCGTCGTTCAACCTCGATAGCTGGTCGATGCCCGCGACGATGCTCGACACCCTCGTTACCAAGGCCGACGACGCGGACTTCGCACTGGCGGAAGGCTCGATGGGTCTGTTCGACGGCGTCGCGAAACCAGGCGCGACCGGCAACGGTGCGAGCGCCGATATCGCCCGCCGGATGGGTTGGCCGGTCGTGCTGGTGATCGACGTCTCCGGACAGGCGCAGTCCGCCGCCGCCACCGCACTCGGCTTTGGCCGTTACGACCCCAGCGTGCGGATCGCCGGGGTAATCCTCAACCGCGTTGCCAGTCCCCGTCACGAACGCCTCGCCCGAAGCGGCATGGACGCGGTCGGGATCCGCGTATTCGGCGCGTTGCCACGGCGCGGCGACCTGAAGCTGCCCGAACGCCACCTGGGGCTGGTACAGGCGGTCGAGCATCCCGACCTCGACGCTCGGATCGTCGAATATGCCAGCTTCCTCCGCGCGCATGTCGATATCCCCGCGCTCCGCGACGCGGCTAGCGCGAGCGCCCGACCGGCAAGCGCGCCAAGCTGGATACGTCCTCCGGCGCAGCGCATCGCACTCGCACAGGACGCCGCCTTCTCGTTCACCTATGCACACGTCCTCGAAGGCTGGCGGCGTGCAGGCGCGGAAATCCTGCCTTTTTCCCCGCTTGCCGACGAGTCGCCAGCTGCGGACGCCGACCTCGTCTGGCTCCCCGGCGGCTATCCCGAACTCCACGCCGGCAAGCTCGCCGAAGCACGGCAATTCCAGGCCGGCCTGGCCGACTTCGCGAAGACCCGCCCGGTCCACGGCGAGTGCGGCGGCTATATGGCGCTAGGCGAAGCACTGATCGACGCGGACGGCGTTCGCCACCGGATGGCTGGTTTGCTCGGCCTCGTCACCAGCTATGCTCAGCGCAAGATGCACCTAGGCTACCGCCGTGCCACGTTGCTTGCGCCGATGGGCGGTGTCGCGACCGGGGCGTCGCTGACTGGCCACGAGTTCCATTACTCCACGATCATCGACCAGCCCGACATCCCGCTCGCGCACGTCTGCGATGCCGAGGGTAATGCGGTCGCGGAAACCGGCTCGTATCGTGGCCCCGTATCGGGCAGTTTCTTCCACATGATCGCAACCAATCCATGA
- the cobM gene encoding precorrin-4 C(11)-methyltransferase: MTVHFIGAGPGAPDLLTLRGRDRIAGSPVCLYAGSLIPATMLAHCPPGARIVNTAPLSLDAIIAEIQAAHDAGQDVARLHSGDLSIWSAMGEQLRRLRALGIPFTITPGVPAFAAAAAALEVELTLPELAQSVVLTRTPGRASTMPPAETLPAFAATGATLAIHLSVHNLARVIADLTPYYGADCPVAIVWRASWPDQQIARATLATIADAVAGKPDRTALILVGQALGARDFADSSLYAPGYDRRFRPQSADSKFAGGEA; the protein is encoded by the coding sequence ATGACCGTCCATTTCATCGGCGCAGGCCCCGGCGCGCCCGACCTCCTCACGCTCAGAGGTCGGGACCGGATCGCCGGATCGCCCGTCTGCCTCTACGCAGGCTCGCTAATCCCTGCGACGATGCTCGCTCATTGTCCGCCCGGCGCGCGGATCGTCAACACAGCGCCTTTGTCGCTCGACGCGATCATCGCCGAGATCCAGGCCGCGCACGATGCCGGCCAGGACGTCGCGCGTCTCCATTCCGGCGATCTCTCGATCTGGTCGGCGATGGGCGAGCAACTCCGCCGTCTTCGCGCGCTCGGCATCCCGTTCACGATCACCCCCGGCGTGCCCGCCTTCGCCGCTGCCGCCGCGGCGCTGGAGGTCGAACTCACGCTGCCCGAACTTGCGCAGTCGGTGGTGCTGACCCGTACGCCCGGCCGCGCCAGTACGATGCCGCCTGCCGAGACGCTGCCCGCCTTTGCCGCGACCGGCGCGACGCTCGCCATCCATCTCTCGGTCCACAATCTCGCACGAGTGATCGCGGACCTCACGCCTTACTACGGCGCAGACTGCCCGGTTGCGATCGTCTGGCGCGCAAGTTGGCCCGACCAGCAGATCGCGCGGGCGACACTCGCGACGATCGCGGATGCCGTGGCGGGCAAACCCGACCGGACCGCGTTGATCCTCGTCGGCCAGGCGCTCGGCGCGCGGGATTTTGCGGACAGCAGTCTCTACGCACCAGGCTATGACCGCCGCTTCCGCCCGCAATCGGCGGACTCGAAATTTGCAGGAGGCGAAGCATGA
- a CDS encoding TonB-dependent receptor has translation MTMFSRAAARLLCGAVGLVAYGVPVAATAQSLVAKDAAPGSPAPVVDPADPATPPAGQDDTIVVTGANTRSVTQVSGVDMQKILPGVSPLKALQTLPGVTFLTADPWGNNEQNISLFVHGFNAQQLGYTLDGLPLGDQNYGNYNGLSPQRAIISENVSRVTLASGAGDLGTASTSNLGGTIDTFSSDPRKDLGVQIDQTLGSHSTSRLFARIDSGDLGNGNAFYISGSRQKAKAWDFNGIQGGYQANAKFVHDDSNGKLTLYGAFSDKTEPNEDSTVITTATQATAPYVRPFVYPNFNEMLTYLNSGAYKADGANYRNYYGVAARTDYLGYVKYDWNVSDRVTFSNQAYYHHNDGVGVIGGPIDVAGLPKLFSFYYPGQNLTSVFGGSGLATRTTEYRIDRGGLVSTVALDLGAHHVEFGAWYEHQSSSAYRRWYPFPVNDPSTPYQRPREELTPLITQYHSEVRVDEYQAHIQDSWKVLRTLTILGGVKSTFQNASQRVPTQPIPGSFTGSVALPVGKIDTHKYFLPQLGGLWDATDNEQVFVNVQKNIRQFQTSAAAGLSPFALGSQAAFDLFKQDVEPETSWTYEAGLRSHHALNLGPLTGFDGQISVYHVDFSNRLLGISPTPVVTAVVSGAAILQNVGAVKTDGFDVAGTFRFGSHFSFYDALSYNNSRYEENYISGTSTVATAGKKVPGSPDWLNKFTASANYGIFDAQLVGDYIGKRFATYTNDLSVPSYFTLSGRIAARVPLSEGQIVRTATVSLNVTNITNKRAASTLSIGAASGTFNQFPVAPRQVFGTISVGF, from the coding sequence ATGACGATGTTTTCTCGTGCGGCCGCGCGGCTGTTGTGCGGCGCTGTTGGTCTGGTCGCGTACGGCGTACCGGTCGCCGCCACGGCGCAGTCGCTGGTGGCCAAGGACGCGGCGCCGGGGTCGCCCGCACCGGTGGTCGATCCCGCCGATCCGGCAACCCCGCCCGCCGGGCAGGACGACACGATCGTCGTCACCGGCGCCAACACGCGGTCTGTGACGCAGGTCAGCGGCGTCGATATGCAGAAGATCCTTCCCGGCGTCAGTCCCTTGAAGGCGCTCCAGACGCTGCCGGGTGTCACGTTCCTGACCGCTGATCCTTGGGGCAATAACGAGCAGAACATCTCGCTGTTCGTCCACGGCTTCAACGCGCAGCAGCTTGGCTACACGCTCGATGGCCTGCCGCTCGGCGACCAGAATTACGGCAATTACAACGGCTTGTCGCCGCAACGTGCGATCATCTCGGAGAACGTCTCGCGCGTCACGCTGGCCAGTGGTGCGGGCGATCTCGGGACCGCGTCGACCAGCAATCTCGGCGGCACGATCGATACCTTTTCGAGCGATCCGCGGAAGGATCTCGGGGTTCAGATCGACCAGACGCTTGGCAGCCACTCGACCTCGCGGCTGTTCGCGCGGATCGACAGCGGCGATCTCGGCAACGGCAACGCGTTCTACATTTCGGGGTCGCGTCAGAAGGCGAAGGCCTGGGATTTCAACGGTATCCAGGGCGGCTATCAGGCCAATGCCAAGTTCGTCCACGATGATTCGAACGGCAAGCTGACGCTGTACGGCGCCTTCTCGGACAAGACCGAGCCGAATGAGGATTCGACCGTCATCACGACGGCAACGCAAGCGACCGCGCCGTACGTCCGCCCGTTCGTCTACCCCAATTTCAACGAGATGCTGACGTATCTCAACTCCGGTGCGTACAAGGCGGACGGGGCGAACTACCGCAATTACTACGGCGTCGCCGCCCGCACCGACTATCTCGGCTACGTCAAATACGACTGGAACGTCAGCGACCGCGTGACCTTCTCGAACCAGGCCTATTATCACCACAATGACGGCGTGGGCGTCATCGGCGGCCCGATCGACGTCGCCGGCCTGCCCAAGCTGTTCTCGTTCTACTACCCCGGCCAGAACCTGACGTCGGTGTTCGGCGGCTCCGGCCTTGCGACGCGCACCACAGAATACCGGATCGATCGCGGCGGCCTCGTCTCGACCGTCGCGCTCGATCTCGGCGCGCATCACGTCGAGTTCGGTGCCTGGTACGAGCATCAGAGCTCATCCGCCTATCGCCGGTGGTATCCGTTCCCGGTCAACGATCCGAGCACGCCGTACCAGCGTCCGCGCGAAGAGCTGACGCCGCTGATCACGCAATATCACAGCGAAGTCCGCGTCGACGAATACCAGGCGCATATCCAGGATAGCTGGAAGGTCTTGCGCACGCTCACGATCCTGGGCGGCGTCAAGAGCACGTTCCAGAACGCGTCGCAGCGCGTGCCGACGCAGCCGATCCCGGGCTCGTTCACCGGCTCGGTCGCGCTGCCGGTCGGCAAGATCGACACGCACAAATACTTCCTGCCACAGCTTGGCGGGCTGTGGGATGCCACGGACAACGAACAGGTGTTCGTCAACGTCCAGAAGAACATCCGCCAGTTCCAGACCAGCGCCGCGGCGGGCCTGTCGCCCTTCGCGCTTGGCAGCCAGGCGGCGTTCGACCTGTTCAAGCAGGACGTCGAGCCCGAGACGAGCTGGACCTATGAAGCCGGGCTTCGCTCGCACCACGCGCTGAACCTTGGCCCGCTCACGGGTTTCGATGGCCAGATCAGCGTCTATCATGTCGATTTCAGCAACCGCCTGCTCGGGATCAGCCCGACGCCGGTGGTGACCGCGGTCGTCAGCGGTGCAGCGATCCTGCAGAACGTCGGTGCGGTGAAGACCGATGGGTTCGACGTCGCCGGTACGTTCCGGTTCGGGTCGCACTTCTCGTTCTACGATGCGCTGTCGTACAACAACTCGCGCTACGAGGAGAACTACATCAGCGGGACGAGCACGGTCGCGACCGCAGGCAAGAAGGTGCCGGGAAGCCCCGACTGGCTCAACAAGTTCACCGCGTCCGCGAACTACGGAATCTTCGACGCGCAACTGGTCGGCGACTATATCGGCAAGCGGTTCGCCACCTATACCAACGACCTGTCGGTGCCGTCCTACTTCACGCTATCCGGCCGCATCGCCGCGCGCGTGCCGCTGTCGGAAGGCCAGATCGTCCGCACCGCGACGGTTAGCCTGAACGTCACCAACATCACCAACAAGCGCGCCGCTTCGACGCTGAGCATCGGTGCGGCGAGCGGGACGTTCAACCAGTTCCCGGTTGCACCGCGCCAGGTGTTCGGGACGATCAGCGTCGGCTTCTGA
- a CDS encoding M3 family metallopeptidase, with translation MSRSSLLRSAAILCCIASAASAQTPAKPSRVNPLTVPSTLPFQAPRFDQITDADYQPALEQGMAEQIVEMKAIANNPAAPTFANTIEAMERSGRTLDRASQAFFGVSQANTNDALDAVRSAEAPKLAQHSDAIYLDPKLFARVQALYAKKDSLGLDAEQRQVLEIYHSDFLHAGAQLNDADKAKLRLLNTQISTATTDFQQKLLAGTKAGALVVNDKAKLAGLSEAEIAAAAEGAKERGMPGKYVLSLQNTTQQPALASLTDRATRAALFEKSWNRSQRGDANDTRALIRTIAQLRAQKAQLLGYPNYAAYSLYDQMAKTPAAAKGFMTQLVPATAAEQRREAAELQKTIDATGASFPLAPSDWDFYSDKVRKAKYDLDQNELKPYFEIGRVLQDGVFFAANQLYGVTFKERRDIPTYQPDIRVFTVYDKDGSELGLMYFDYWKRDNKAGGAWMSNFVGQSKLFKTKPVVYNVGNFTKPAPGQPALITFDDVTTMFHEFGHALHGLFANQTYPLVSGTNTARDWVEFPSQFNEHWALDPKVFANYAKDYRSGAVMPQALVTKIKNAAKFNQGYELGELVAAATLDQDWHSLPASAGPQDVDAFETKALNSMGLDTKDVPPRYRTSYFAHIWAGGYAAGYYAYLWTQMLDNDAYAWFMAHGGLTRANGQRFRDMILSKGHTQDYAPMFKAFYGKDPDIGPMLEDRGLTGGAK, from the coding sequence ATGTCGCGTTCCAGCCTGCTTCGTTCCGCCGCCATTCTCTGCTGCATCGCCAGCGCCGCGTCCGCGCAAACCCCCGCCAAACCCTCCCGCGTCAACCCGCTGACCGTGCCCAGCACGCTGCCGTTCCAAGCGCCGCGCTTCGACCAGATCACCGATGCCGACTATCAGCCTGCGCTCGAGCAGGGCATGGCCGAGCAGATCGTCGAGATGAAGGCGATAGCTAACAACCCCGCCGCGCCAACCTTCGCCAACACGATCGAGGCGATGGAACGCTCCGGCCGGACGCTCGATCGCGCGAGCCAGGCGTTCTTCGGCGTATCGCAGGCGAACACCAATGACGCACTCGACGCAGTGCGGTCCGCGGAGGCGCCCAAGCTCGCGCAGCATAGCGACGCGATCTATCTCGATCCCAAGCTCTTCGCACGCGTCCAGGCGCTTTATGCAAAGAAGGACTCGCTCGGTCTCGATGCCGAGCAGCGCCAGGTGCTGGAGATCTACCACAGCGACTTCCTCCACGCCGGCGCGCAGTTGAACGACGCCGACAAGGCCAAGCTACGGTTGCTCAACACGCAGATCTCGACCGCGACGACCGACTTTCAGCAGAAGCTGCTCGCGGGCACCAAGGCGGGCGCGCTCGTGGTCAACGACAAGGCGAAGCTCGCCGGCCTGAGCGAGGCCGAGATCGCCGCGGCGGCGGAAGGCGCGAAGGAGCGCGGGATGCCCGGCAAATACGTCCTGTCGCTGCAGAACACGACGCAGCAGCCCGCGCTCGCCTCGCTGACCGACCGCGCGACCCGCGCCGCGCTGTTCGAGAAGAGCTGGAACCGGTCGCAACGCGGCGACGCGAACGATACGCGTGCGCTGATCCGGACGATCGCGCAGTTGCGCGCGCAGAAGGCGCAGCTGCTCGGCTATCCGAACTATGCCGCCTATTCGCTGTACGATCAGATGGCCAAGACGCCGGCGGCGGCAAAGGGTTTCATGACGCAGCTCGTTCCTGCCACCGCCGCCGAGCAGCGCCGCGAGGCCGCCGAGTTGCAGAAGACGATCGACGCGACCGGCGCCTCGTTCCCGCTCGCGCCGTCCGACTGGGATTTCTATTCGGACAAGGTGCGCAAAGCCAAGTACGACCTCGACCAGAACGAGCTGAAGCCGTATTTCGAGATCGGCCGCGTGTTGCAGGACGGCGTGTTCTTCGCCGCCAACCAGCTCTACGGCGTCACCTTCAAGGAACGCCGCGACATCCCGACCTATCAGCCGGACATCCGCGTCTTCACTGTCTACGACAAGGACGGTTCCGAACTGGGGCTGATGTATTTCGACTATTGGAAGCGCGACAACAAGGCGGGCGGCGCGTGGATGTCGAACTTCGTCGGCCAGTCGAAGCTCTTCAAGACCAAGCCGGTCGTCTATAACGTGGGTAACTTCACCAAGCCGGCGCCGGGCCAGCCCGCGCTGATCACGTTCGACGACGTGACGACGATGTTCCACGAATTCGGCCATGCGCTGCACGGTCTGTTCGCGAACCAGACCTATCCTTTGGTGTCGGGCACCAACACCGCGCGCGACTGGGTCGAGTTCCCGTCGCAGTTCAACGAGCATTGGGCGCTCGATCCCAAGGTGTTCGCGAACTATGCCAAGGATTATCGCAGCGGTGCGGTGATGCCGCAGGCGCTGGTCACGAAGATCAAGAACGCGGCGAAGTTCAACCAGGGCTATGAACTGGGCGAACTGGTTGCGGCCGCGACACTCGATCAGGACTGGCATTCGCTGCCGGCGTCGGCCGGGCCGCAGGATGTCGACGCGTTCGAGACCAAGGCGCTGAACTCGATGGGCCTCGACACGAAGGACGTGCCGCCGCGCTATCGCACCAGCTATTTCGCGCACATCTGGGCGGGTGGCTATGCGGCCGGCTATTACGCGTATCTGTGGACGCAGATGCTCGACAACGATGCATACGCCTGGTTCATGGCCCATGGCGGGCTCACGCGCGCAAACGGCCAGCGCTTCCGCGACATGATCCTGTCTAAGGGGCATACGCAAGACTATGCGCCCATGTTCAAGGCGTTCTACGGCAAGGATCCCGATATCGGCCCGATGTTGGAAGACCGCGGCCTGACGGGGGGCGCCAAGTAA
- a CDS encoding DUF1488 family protein, whose translation MANTLEIDQASVVDNDIQKQIEFSGEFDGDEYEFAVKYAVLKELSGDEPEDDGIELFNRFNDDIVDACLAAIERKPNASTIIVDEDDLE comes from the coding sequence ATGGCAAATACCCTCGAAATCGATCAGGCGAGCGTCGTCGACAACGACATCCAGAAGCAGATCGAATTTTCCGGCGAGTTCGACGGCGACGAATATGAGTTCGCGGTCAAGTACGCGGTTCTGAAGGAACTGAGCGGCGACGAGCCCGAGGACGACGGCATCGAGCTGTTCAATCGCTTCAACGACGATATCGTCGATGCGTGCCTCGCGGCCATCGAGCGCAAGCCGAATGCGTCGACGATCATCGTCGACGAAGACGACCTTGAATAA
- a CDS encoding glutathione S-transferase yields the protein MAPILYSFRRCPYAMRARLAIAANDRRVALREIVLREKPAAMLDASPKGTVPVLVLPDGTVIDQSLDIMRWACANTGDAAWPTGNDAGLIAVNDGEFKHHLDRYKYADRYDVDPIEHRAAATGLLRDLDERLRASASLGSSAQSMTDLAIMPFVRQFAQTDRSYFDGLPFARLQAWLAMHLASPLFARVMIRPAAWQPGDPPLSFPTTDAH from the coding sequence ATGGCACCGATACTCTACAGCTTCCGACGCTGCCCCTATGCGATGCGCGCGCGGCTCGCGATCGCGGCGAACGATCGTCGTGTTGCACTTCGCGAGATCGTCTTGCGCGAAAAGCCGGCGGCGATGCTCGACGCGTCGCCCAAGGGAACCGTGCCGGTGCTCGTGCTGCCGGACGGGACGGTGATCGACCAGAGCCTCGATATCATGCGCTGGGCGTGCGCAAACACGGGCGATGCCGCGTGGCCGACCGGTAACGACGCGGGGTTGATCGCGGTGAACGACGGTGAGTTCAAACACCATCTCGACCGCTACAAATATGCCGACCGCTACGATGTCGATCCGATCGAGCACCGGGCCGCCGCAACGGGCTTGCTCCGCGACCTGGACGAAAGGCTCCGCGCTTCGGCCAGTCTCGGCAGCAGCGCGCAGTCGATGACCGATCTCGCGATCATGCCGTTCGTTCGTCAGTTCGCACAAACCGATCGATCCTATTTCGACGGCCTGCCTTTCGCGCGGCTACAGGCGTGGCTGGCGATGCACCTCGCATCGCCGCTGTTCGCGCGGGTCATGATACGCCCGGCGGCGTGGCAGCCGGGCGATCCTCCGCTGTCGTTCCCGACGACGGACGCGCATTAG
- the cobF gene encoding precorrin-6A synthase (deacetylating) has translation MIDLHLIGIGTGNPDHLTRAAIAAMNAADLILLPRKGDAKSDLIDLRRTICADVLSGATRVVEFDLPDRDPAAPYLRAVDQWHDAIAVAWKDEIARHLPNGGRLALLVWGDPSLYDSTLRIADRLRADGSAMTMKVEPGITSLQALTAAHAIPLNTVGAPVVITTGRRLRAGGWPANADTIAVMLDGDCAFQTLDPPGISIWWGAYLGMAHQALIAGSLDDVAAEIIQTRAALRKRHGWIMDIYLLRRATGWSAVSTGPVSLGL, from the coding sequence ATGATTGACCTCCACTTGATCGGCATTGGCACCGGCAACCCCGATCACCTCACCCGCGCCGCGATCGCCGCGATGAATGCCGCCGACCTGATCCTGCTGCCGCGCAAGGGCGATGCGAAGTCCGACCTGATCGATCTACGCCGCACGATCTGCGCAGACGTTCTGAGCGGTGCCACGCGCGTCGTCGAGTTCGACCTGCCGGACCGCGACCCGGCCGCGCCGTATCTGCGTGCGGTCGACCAATGGCACGACGCGATCGCGGTCGCCTGGAAAGACGAGATCGCACGACATCTGCCGAACGGCGGCCGCCTTGCGCTGCTCGTATGGGGCGATCCGTCGCTGTACGACAGCACGCTTCGGATCGCCGATCGGCTGCGCGCGGATGGCTCGGCGATGACCATGAAAGTCGAACCCGGGATCACCAGTCTGCAGGCCCTGACCGCTGCACATGCGATACCGTTGAACACTGTCGGCGCGCCGGTGGTCATCACGACGGGGCGAAGGTTGAGAGCAGGGGGGTGGCCTGCGAACGCCGATACGATCGCAGTCATGCTCGACGGCGATTGCGCGTTCCAGACGCTGGACCCGCCCGGTATCTCGATATGGTGGGGTGCGTATCTGGGGATGGCGCATCAGGCGCTGATCGCCGGCTCGCTGGACGACGTCGCTGCCGAAATCATCCAGACACGTGCTGCGCTTCGCAAGCGGCATGGCTGGATCATGGACATCTATCTTCTACGCCGCGCCACCGGCTGGTCGGCCGTCTCTACTGGACCCGTATCGCTCGGTTTATGA
- a CDS encoding cobalamin biosynthesis protein, protein MERHAVIVAGFGFRAAATLSALQEALASAQHGQPQVTLLATPDDKTILVERLAELLNLPLVAIAPDVVRGVQTPTQSCASIGARHTGSVAEACALAAAGPGARLLATRHISPDRMATCALARSGTQGSAA, encoded by the coding sequence GTGGAGCGTCACGCTGTGATCGTCGCCGGCTTCGGGTTCCGCGCGGCGGCAACGCTGTCCGCCCTGCAAGAGGCGCTTGCCAGCGCGCAGCACGGCCAGCCACAGGTCACGCTGCTCGCCACCCCGGACGATAAGACGATTCTGGTCGAACGTTTGGCGGAATTGCTGAACCTCCCACTGGTCGCCATAGCTCCCGACGTGGTCCGCGGGGTACAAACGCCGACGCAATCGTGCGCGAGCATCGGTGCCCGCCATACCGGCAGCGTCGCCGAAGCGTGCGCTCTTGCCGCCGCCGGACCCGGCGCGCGACTCCTCGCCACTCGCCACATCTCCCCCGACCGGATGGCGACCTGCGCGCTTGCTCGATCGGGCACTCAAGGATCTGCCGCATGA
- the cbiE gene encoding precorrin-6y C5,15-methyltransferase (decarboxylating) subunit CbiE, translating into MADIPWLTIIGLGEDGADGLSASAKAALADAEFVTGAIRHLALLPDLKSAVEPWPVPFDDGIPRLLTHRGKRVAMLVSGDPFWFGAGTSITRHLAPGEWVAHPAPSTFGLAASRLGWPVEDTACLGLHAAPLARLSRHIAPDRRAIVLVRDGSAAAALARYLCDLGFGRSRLHVLEALGGPRERIRKTTAATLDFDDIAHPVAIGVVFAGAGAVLPRTSGLPDAWFEHDGQLTKRPIRALTLSALAPEPGETLWDIGAGSGSIGIEWLLAHPSTQAIAFEADPVRAARTESNAAALGVERIRVVQGCAPAALEDHATPDAVFVGGGLSDALLDALWARLPAGTRLVANAVTLESEAVLARWHGVKGGTLMRIELSDALPLGTRRGWRARYPVVQWSVTL; encoded by the coding sequence ATGGCTGACATTCCCTGGCTGACGATCATCGGACTGGGTGAAGACGGCGCGGATGGCCTGTCCGCCTCAGCGAAAGCCGCGCTGGCGGATGCCGAATTCGTCACCGGCGCGATCCGCCACCTCGCGTTGCTCCCCGACCTTAAGAGCGCGGTCGAACCCTGGCCAGTCCCGTTCGACGACGGGATACCGCGCTTGCTGACGCACCGCGGAAAGCGTGTCGCGATGCTCGTGTCCGGCGATCCGTTCTGGTTCGGCGCGGGGACGTCGATCACCCGCCACCTTGCGCCGGGCGAATGGGTCGCGCACCCCGCACCCTCCACCTTTGGCCTTGCCGCGTCCCGGCTCGGCTGGCCGGTCGAGGACACCGCCTGCCTTGGCCTCCACGCCGCTCCCCTCGCGCGCCTCAGCCGACATATCGCGCCGGACCGCCGCGCGATCGTGTTGGTCCGCGACGGGTCCGCGGCCGCCGCGCTCGCCCGGTATCTCTGCGATCTCGGGTTCGGGAGATCCCGTCTGCACGTCCTCGAAGCGCTAGGCGGACCACGCGAGCGTATCCGCAAAACGACGGCCGCTACGCTGGATTTCGACGACATCGCGCATCCCGTCGCGATCGGGGTCGTCTTCGCGGGCGCAGGCGCTGTCCTGCCGCGTACATCCGGCCTGCCAGACGCCTGGTTCGAGCATGACGGTCAACTGACCAAGCGCCCGATCCGTGCGCTGACGCTATCTGCGCTCGCGCCCGAGCCCGGCGAGACGCTGTGGGATATCGGCGCGGGGTCGGGCTCGATCGGCATCGAATGGCTGCTCGCCCATCCCTCTACGCAGGCCATTGCCTTCGAAGCGGACCCCGTCCGCGCCGCCCGAACCGAGAGCAATGCCGCAGCCCTGGGTGTCGAGCGCATCCGGGTGGTTCAAGGCTGCGCACCCGCCGCTCTTGAAGACCATGCAACACCGGACGCCGTCTTTGTTGGAGGGGGACTATCCGACGCGCTGCTCGACGCATTATGGGCGAGATTGCCGGCCGGCACGCGGCTGGTCGCCAACGCCGTGACGCTCGAATCCGAGGCAGTGTTGGCGCGCTGGCACGGTGTCAAAGGTGGCACCCTAATGCGGATCGAACTGTCCGACGCCCTGCCGCTCGGCACCCGCCGCGGCTGGCGCGCCCGCTATCCGGTCGTCCAGTGGAGCGTCACGCTGTGA
- the cobA gene encoding uroporphyrinogen-III C-methyltransferase has translation MTGFVSFVGSGPGDPELLTLKAVSRLQAADAVLFDDLSSGAVLGHARPGADLVAVGKRAGRPSPSQAHVSQLLVEYAQTGIRVVRLKSGDAGMFGRLEEEIVALRAAGVPFEIIPGISAASAAAAAAQIPLTRRLSARRVQFVTGHDVTGDLPEQRNMAALADAEATTVVFMPKRTFPALAASLIEHGLSPDTPALIAENVGHPDQSLTRSTIASLAAQLEAGFSGKPALILYGPLMEDETEE, from the coding sequence ATGACCGGTTTTGTCTCGTTTGTCGGCTCCGGACCTGGCGACCCCGAACTCCTGACGTTGAAGGCGGTCTCGCGCTTGCAGGCCGCGGACGCGGTGCTGTTCGACGACCTGTCGTCCGGCGCGGTTCTGGGTCATGCCCGCCCCGGTGCCGACCTCGTCGCGGTCGGCAAGCGTGCCGGTCGCCCCTCGCCCAGCCAGGCGCATGTTTCGCAACTGCTCGTCGAGTACGCCCAAACCGGTATCCGTGTCGTCCGGCTCAAGTCCGGTGACGCGGGCATGTTCGGCCGCCTCGAAGAAGAGATCGTCGCGCTCAGGGCTGCAGGGGTACCGTTTGAGATCATCCCCGGCATCAGTGCCGCCAGCGCCGCTGCCGCCGCCGCGCAGATCCCGCTCACCCGCCGGCTCAGCGCCCGCCGCGTCCAGTTCGTGACGGGGCACGACGTGACCGGCGACCTGCCCGAACAGCGCAACATGGCCGCGCTTGCCGACGCCGAGGCGACGACGGTCGTGTTCATGCCGAAGCGAACCTTCCCGGCGCTGGCCGCATCGCTGATCGAGCATGGGCTTTCCCCGGATACGCCAGCGCTGATCGCCGAGAATGTCGGCCACCCCGACCAGTCGCTGACGCGCTCGACGATTGCAAGCCTCGCGGCCCAACTGGAGGCCGGCTTCTCCGGCAAGCCTGCGCTGATCCTCTACGGTCCGCTGATGGAAGACGAGACCGAGGAATGA